DNA from Coriobacteriaceae bacterium:
TGGGCAACGGTGGCCTGGGCCGTCTGGCCGCGTGCTTCCTGGATTCCATGGCAGCCGAGGGCATTGCCGGCTACGGCAACGGCATGCGCTACCGCTACGGCCTATTTAAGCAGGAGATCGTCAACGGCAGCCAGGTCGAGGCCACCGACGAGTGGCTCACCCACGGCTATCCCTGGGAGGTCCGTCGTCAGGACAAGGCCGTGACCATTAAGTTTGGTGGCCACGTTGAGGGCTTTGAGGAGGACGGCCGCACGTTCTACCGCACGGTGGACACGCAGGACATCCTGGCCGTTCCCTATGACATCCCCGTGGTGGGCTATGCCGGCGAGACGGTCAACAAGCTGCGCGTATGGGCCGCAGAGCCGGTCGAGGAGCACTTTGACCTGGAGGCCTTCAACCGCGGCGACTACGCCCTGGCCGACGCCGAGCGCGCCGAGGCCGAGGCCATCAGCGCCATCCTCTACCCCAACGACGCCGGCGAGCACGGCCGTCTGCTGCGCCTAAAGCAGGAGTACCTGTTTGTGTCGGCCGGCATCTACAGCCTGCTCGATACCTTTGAGAAGGAGCACGGCGAGAACTGGGAGCTGCTGCCGCAGTTCGTCGCCATCCACACCAACGACACGCACCCCGCCATGTGCGGCCCCGAGCTCATGCGCATCCTTATCGATGAGAAGAAGCTCGAGTGGGACGACGCCTGGAACATCGTGACGCAGGTCGTGAGCTACACCAACCACACCATCCTTCCCGAGGCTCTGGAGAAGTGGCCCATCGGCACGTTCTCCAAGCTCCTCCCCCGCGTGTACCAGATCATCGACGAGATCAGCCGCCGCTGGCACGAGTCGTTCGACACCACGCAGGAAGGCTGGCAGGAGCGCCTGCGCCAGACCGCCATCCTATGGGACGGCGAGATTCGCATGGCCAACCTGTCCGTGATCTGCAGCCACAGCGTCAACGGCGTGGCCAAGATTCACTCCGACATCATCAAGAACATCGTGCTTAAGGACTTCTACGCCCTCACGCCCGAGAAGTTCAACAACAAGACCAACGGCATCTCGCACCGTCGCTTCTTTGCCGAGGCCAACCCCACCTACGCCAAGCTGGTCACCGAGGCCATTGGCGACGGCTGGCTCAAGGACGCCTTTGAGCTGGAGAAGCTCAAGGAGTTCCAGAACGACACCGAGTTCCTCAAGGCCGTGGGCGCCTCCAAGCGCGCCAACAAGGAGCGTCTGGCTGCCTACGTAAAGGCCGAGACCGGTCTGGTCATTGACCCCAACACCGTCTTCGATGTTCAGGTTAAGCGTTTCCACGCCTACAAGCGCCAGCTCATGAACATCATGAAGGTGATGGACATCTACAACCGTCGCATCGCCGATCCCAACTTCCATGTGACGCCGACGACCTTCATCTTTAGCGGCAAGGCGGCCTCGAGCTACACCTTCGCCAAGGAGACCATCCGCCTCATTAACTCCGTGGCCGACGTTATCAACAACGACCCGCGCGTCAACGAGGTCATGAAGGTCTGCTTTATCCCCAACTTCCGCGTGAGCAACGCCCAGCTCATCTACCCCGCCGCCGAGATCTCGGAGCAGATCTCCACAGCCGGCAAAGAGGCCTCGGGCACGTCCAACATGAAGCTCATGATGAACGGCGCCATTACGCTGGGCACCCTCGACGGCGCCAACATCGAGATCGCCGACCTGGCTGGCCGCGAAAACGAGGCCATCTTTGGCCTGACCGCTCCCGAGGTCGAGCAGCTCTGGGCATCCAACAGCTACTTTGCGTGGGATACCCTCAACGGCGACCGCGAGCGTCTGGGCCGCGTGATGGACGAGCTCAAGGACAACACCTTTGCGGGTCTTTCGGGCA
Protein-coding regions in this window:
- a CDS encoding glycogen/starch/alpha-glucan phosphorylase, which gives rise to MNKIFDNKQEFTELYRDAVMSISGKSVEAASDLDRFNALAKLVAEKARTVATKSDARATAEGKKRVYYFSIEFLIGRLLDNYLLNFGVRDMVAEALDDMGFDLSVIENQEPDPALGNGGLGRLAACFLDSMAAEGIAGYGNGMRYRYGLFKQEIVNGSQVEATDEWLTHGYPWEVRRQDKAVTIKFGGHVEGFEEDGRTFYRTVDTQDILAVPYDIPVVGYAGETVNKLRVWAAEPVEEHFDLEAFNRGDYALADAERAEAEAISAILYPNDAGEHGRLLRLKQEYLFVSAGIYSLLDTFEKEHGENWELLPQFVAIHTNDTHPAMCGPELMRILIDEKKLEWDDAWNIVTQVVSYTNHTILPEALEKWPIGTFSKLLPRVYQIIDEISRRWHESFDTTQEGWQERLRQTAILWDGEIRMANLSVICSHSVNGVAKIHSDIIKNIVLKDFYALTPEKFNNKTNGISHRRFFAEANPTYAKLVTEAIGDGWLKDAFELEKLKEFQNDTEFLKAVGASKRANKERLAAYVKAETGLVIDPNTVFDVQVKRFHAYKRQLMNIMKVMDIYNRRIADPNFHVTPTTFIFSGKAASSYTFAKETIRLINSVADVINNDPRVNEVMKVCFIPNFRVSNAQLIYPAAEISEQISTAGKEASGTSNMKLMMNGAITLGTLDGANIEIADLAGRENEAIFGLTAPEVEQLWASNSYFAWDTLNGDRERLGRVMDELKDNTFAGLSGNFESIYNELMNNNDPDLVMADFRSYVDAWEKLTGSYGDQETWNRKALLNTASSGWFSSDRTIREYRDEIWHA